In the Primulina eburnea isolate SZY01 chromosome 15, ASM2296580v1, whole genome shotgun sequence genome, gaatctctggccagagtacaagATGtatgttggagaaggagttctccaatagtaaaCGCGATGCCATTATTAttgttatcacatagttatcgaattaatatgcaaccctcgatgaaccaatggttgaagatgcgatcgggatatatgagatgaatggACCGtgctgtacgttaatcataatcggctggttcttgcaggcactatcagtgatacctaggggatcatggggcgatgctactagacgctcttatcatgattcgatgggtgcaatcagaaatgagttctgatattcttgatcaaggtgttgataaaaaacaatggggctaactagggcaagcccgaataaaagaatatgtcctgaatcacaaagagttgtgaacccacagctagctgtatccctaaaccattgagggtcacacaagcactatcgtttgttcccgttgagaaaataaattaaaggagttgaatttatattgtgatatagtaaattccaggagttgaatttatgataattaaattttgagaaaataaattcaaggagttgaatttatattatgatatagtaaattcaaagagttgaatttatgataattaaattttgagaaaataaattcaaggagttgaatttatattatgatatagtaaattcaagaagttcaatttatgaatttataaaatttggagagaataaagtcaaggagttgaatttataaaatttgagaatttaatttattaaactcaaatgttgggtttattagatattaaattttggaggtgagataaattcaagaaattgaatttataatttaaataataaattcaaaatttgaatttataattgatttaatttattaaactcaaaagttgagtttattaaatattaaattaaaattggtggaaaatatgtttaatgagcttgtaggagtacaagtccaacatattaaataattaaagttattaatggatttagattaattaattaaactagttggactagtccaattaattaatcaagcccattaatgttaattatggaaTTTAGGTCAAGACTAttgtttttaaagaaaaaaaattaacctaGCCTCCATTAATTCAAGGGTGATGGCCGAGAATCACAATCCAAAATCCTCCAAAATAAATTTTGCCATTTTTCAAGAAAAGAGATTTGAGTatctttcaaaattttaatctCAACGTAAAaacttctttcaaatattcttgtGCTATTTGAAAGAGGAACAAATTTTctggtcgtggacttgatagaagGGGACTCGAAGAAAGTTCGTTGGGAATTTatcaagagctatctccgctaactCCGGAATAGTTGGAACATTGTGAAATTTTCACCGAAGGTATAAATTCTAACGctctatgaatgtttatgataaaatcatacgagcgctcaAAGCAAAACATAtattgattgtcaaaataaataaaaacaattttaaaacttcccATGCGTTtcggcgtgtagaaaaccaagATCCTACAATAAAACCACCACAACATATATATGACAAAAATGATACAGAAATAAGGGTACGGGGCGTGCCTGAAGAGTTGGAGAACAAGAATGATGCGAGGGAGACCCGGATGAAGTTTTCTTTGCAAGAACAAGTGGAAAACCGATGCTTTCAGCTGCTGGGTGTTGAAACCGAGGGAATTCTGAATGGGATGGGTGAGTGTCGGTTGTGCGAGTTATGATGGTAGGTATAATGGGTCCTTATGTATTAATTAAATAGTAAATTAATAGATAATGGGCCCTAAATTGCTAATTAAGagttttaaaagaatttaagagcttaaaagtaggtccattaaatccaaacatacTACCGAAAAATATTCTgtgttggaaagtttttgaaaatattaaccgaaccctcaaaaagttcctaattcgataaaatttgtgtaccactaaaaattaaaatcatgcgtgtaaaataccccaaaaatctcatttttgaaaaatacatttaaaagcaccttatattaattaataaaaatgaatcatgtaattaaaataatttttctgaaaattctccggtctctgaTCCTCGTTTGAGCGcaaaatgaaacttaaaaatctttaatgcataaacttttaaaatttcgtgaaataaattatatcatgcataaattaaaaatataatttatgaaataaacatgtatttaatgctttaaaacaatttaataaaataaacatgtattttatgttttaaaagaatttaataaaataccaaagaaatttaataatttgcaagCATATGGTTCACGTGGATTTTccaattttcgggacgttacagtattacccatccactaagccttggccttacatgtcatcgtatacatatacatattagtcacaaccaactctcattCTTTAAAACATgacatcatattcatcacttaataaaaatcattcttAAACgtaattttttcttaaaatcaagcatgcaacgtattatTCATAATTACATGAAAAGTCATATACATGgtaacataaacatttaaaacatgtcaaatcGTGTTTAGGGTGCTTCCAGGACTGCTAACTCGACCCGAAGAAGATCATGCGTAAATCATAATTCAAAGATTCCTAATAAAGCCTCGTATGACCCAATCTAACCCTCACTAAGCTCGGTCATAAAGACGTACCAATGCTCAAATGAACCAATAGTGCTTAACCTAAAAGTTCCCCAAACCGTGGACTAGCGCGTATGCGCTGACACTGTGGCTCTTGTTTAGAGCCAAGGTACCCGGCATTAGCGCTGCAGTGCTGCCTATTTCAAAGCACAGGAGCCACTGCATCTAAAGGGCAGCGCCACAGCGCTAACCCTGCGACAAAAAATCGTTCCAACATATCAAAGCTAACTTCTACCCTACTCTTAACCAATTCGAACCAGTCTCGAACCAACATGCCTAGCTCAACATTGGACCCCTCCTGGACCAATCTAGCCAAGAACCCTAGCCCCATTCATGTTGTAAGATGCAACACTCGCTAGTCCCCAAACATGCCTCACCCGAGACCAACCCTTACACCTCTCGCCCGATCGGCCTCAAGATTCCGTTCAGCAGCCTTCGAGCCCTCCTAGGCCATGGCTCGGACCCATTAGGGTCTTGTCCAAGGCTAGGAACAGCCCTTGCACAGCCGGTTCACCATAAACCTTCGATCTAGTCATATAGCCGTTAGGTTTCTCAACACAAGCCAATTGATCCGCACCTAAACCGACCAAGCCTCGACTTCAGCACTTAATCCTCACCATTCTCGACATTATTAGCTCCCTCGAAACTCAAGTCGGTAGCCCCTTGCTCCAGAACATGAAAAACGTTAGTTGCATAAAGgatatatgcatgttcatgtcaaaaccTTTGCAAAAATGATATTACATGTTAAATCATATACTTTCTCATGCAAACACACacataaaagcataaacatagcgtgaatgatgagaaaGAGAGATACATGGCATGCCTCTAAGTTTAAAAGCTCGAAAACATTGATATATTCGTGTAGACGAGCACCAGAGAGACGGGGAAGGGTTCTTCTTGAAAAATCTTGAAGAATTTGAAGGTTTGTTGCTGGAATATTTTGAATGGGAGGCTGCTGAATGGGGAGGGGTGGCCGAGTGCTTTGCGTTAGGTTGAGCATTTGTAGGGTAAATTTTAGGTTAAAATAAGATACACTAATGGgccttaaaatataattaaatgggtTAAAAAAagttttaggcccattaagtaaCAAACAAAATCTGTTAAGCCCAAAAGAACTTCCAAGAAAAAAATCGTCTTCAAAATTTTAGACGTACCAAATAATTCCGGGTAGAGACTCCTAATCTCGGTCTCATTCTCCCAAGTAGCCTTCTCTTCGGAATGATTCAgtcacttgaccttgaccatgtGGATAACCTTGTTCCGGAGCTTCCTCTCCTGCCTATCCAAAATCTGAGTGGGTCTCTCCTCAAAAGATAGGTTCGGTGTCAACTGCAGTGGCTCGTAATTCAGTACATGCGAAGTGTTCGACATGTACTTACGCAGCATcaatacgtggaacacattatgaactcctgCCAGATTCATCGGTAAAGCAACTCTGTATGCGAGAGTCCCAACTCTCACCAGGATCTCGGACGGTCCTATGAATCTAGGGCTGAGCTTTCCCTTCTTCccgaatctcatcacacccttcatcggtGCGACTTTCACGAACACATGATCCCCTACTGCAAACTCAAGATCCCTACGCTGTTGGTCTGTATAACTCTTATGTCGGCTATGagcggtcttcatcctgtccCGGATCTTGAACACTAACTCTGCAGTCTGACTGAAAATATATGTGTACTAagtcatggtgaaagtcttcCCGATCGGTAAAAAGTGTGCTGATTTAGTAAGCCGTtcgactatcacccaaatggcattaaatCCTCTAGTCGTCCTCGGAAGTCCTgttacaaagtccatggtaatgttctctCATTTtaactcgggaatagggagtggtctcAACTTCTTGCATGTCTCTGATGTTCTGCTTTGATTTGTTGACACGTCAGACACTCGAAGACGAAACGCAGAATACCTCGCTTCATGCCCGGCCACAAATAAAGAGTCTatagatccttatacatcttcgtactccctagATGGATGGAGTACGCGGTGCTGTGGGCCTCATTCATGATATCTGATCTCAGGGAATCACTGCTAGGGACCCACAGTTGATCACGATATCTGACTATGTCATGCCGTCCTCAACTGTATACAAATTCAGGCCCTTAGACTTGTCCCTCTATCTCCACTTCTGCAATTGATCGTCAGAAGTCTGCCCTGCTCGGATCCTGTCCCTCAGTGTCGACTGCATTGTATGGTAGAAAGACTATGGGCATCGTCCCTGACATAGACTGAAAGCTTAAACCTCTGAGTCTCTGTTTGCAACGGTCTATGTACCGAAAACTGAGTGATCATTGCATTCTTCctgctcagggcatccgcaaccacattagccttacccggatggtagctaatgttttagtcataatccttcactagctccagcCATCTcatctgtctcatgttcagttccttctgtgtaaagaagtaattcaggctcttgtgatcagtgaaaatcctgcacttctctccatacagataatgcctccatATCTTCAGGACGAATACCATTGCTGCTAGCTCGAGATaatgagtcggataattcttctcaggGACTTTCAAATGTTTGGACGCTTAGGCTATAACTCTGTCATGATGCATCAGAACCACGtctaaaccgagcttcgaagcatctgtATAAATAACAAACTCTCCTTGACCTGATGGCATACATAGGACTGGTACTGTGGTCAATGCCTACTTCTGCCTATCAAAACTCTCCTGACACTCAAGCCCCAAATAAATttggcattcttcttcgtcaaggcggtcataggtACCACAATAGAAGAGAAGCCATGAATGAACTTTCGGTAGTACCCAACCAAACCCAAGAAACAGCGGATCTCTATCACGCTCTTAGACACTGGCCAATCTCGGactgcctcaaccttgctgggatcaacCTCCACTCCATCTTGGGatacaatgtggcccaagaatgccACTCTGTCTAGctagaactcgcacttactgaacttggcaTACAACTGTCTGTCCTGTAAAGTCTGTTGTACGGTCCTCAGATGCTGACTCTGCTCCTCTATactcttcgaataaatcagatGTCATATATGAAAACTATAACGAACTGATTCAAATACGGCTGaaacacgcgattcatgagatccatgaaaatcgctGGCGTGTTCGTCAGTCTGAATGGCATAACCATAAATTCATAGTGCCCATAGCACGTCCTGAAAGCCGTCCTATGCATGTCAGACTCtctcaccttcagctggtggtATCTTGATCGTAGATCTATCTTCGAGAACACTGATGCTCCTTGAAGCTGATGAAATAGATCCTCGATCGTGGGtagtggatacttgtttttgaacGTGACTCGGTTCAGCTCTAGTAAATCCAAAGCCGCATgctgccatccttcttcttaacaaacaataCCGGTGtgccccatggagaaaagctcgggcggatgaaacccttatctagcaaCTCCTGTATCTGATACTTCAGCTCTTTCATCTTTCCAGGTGCTAGACATAGGGTTCCTTAGAGATTGGTATTGTACTTGGCATCATCTCGATAGAAAAATCCACATCTCTGTCTGGTGGAAAGCCCGAAACATCGTCCGGGAAAATGCTGGGGAAATCCTAACCACTTTGACGTCCTCTAGCCTCTGGCTGACTAGCTCGATCACTATCAAAATGCTCGTCAAAAATGTCTGACAGCCTCTCTTCATGAGCTTCCTCGCACAGATGTAAGAAATGATGTGCGACATCTACTggtgtctggctgcctcaaatATAAATGGCTGACTGATACTGACCTATCTCGAAAATATATGGCGGCTCCGTTCAAATaaagccagtccatgcccaaaaTAATATCGAACTCCGGCAACGGTAGCACAATCAAGTCTGTCTGCACCTTATTTTTCTGCAACCGAAGCTCTAATCTCCTCACTATCTGTGAGGTAAACATCTGATCTCTTGATGGAATCGAAACCCTGAATCCCAGATCGATAGCCTTCGGTATGATTCCTAGTCTCTTGACAAAAGATTCGGATATAAACGAGTTTGTAGCTCCTGAATCTCGCAATGCATATGTGGCTAAACCTGAGATATATATGTGACACCTTTGAcccgttttaataaaataacagcggaatttaaaatttttcttgaagggaggaaggattaAAGTTTCATGACATAAAAACTTTTACAAACAAATGTAAATacatgatcaatgaaatgatacaaccaaaatacaaaatatcatttatatgatcatgtccaaaatgctctCAAAATGGCCTTCTTCCTTacttctctatatgcatatgactccggcccacattCAATATCCCGGCTCGttgctcttatctgcatcacatgaaataactgaaatgagtataaaactcagcaagtggaactcttacatagcaatgatacattgcatactctgaaaacatggctttgaacacattaaataccatcaactctagaaagatgaataacatagcaataacataacaataagatggcatttctcttttctctgttggattgatatctatatagtatctctgtctctgtacctatatcccatcgatataaatatataactctgagggatataagcctatagtcgttgatcaactaattgcatgcaatctctgactatgtatctatcaatccaataaatcaatttgaattctctctttggcatttcatcaaacactttgaatactctattctcttgtattcccttttaaacaATTGAGGCACATACAAGCCTCTACTATACAACACAATGAGTCAATACAtactatgaatcaaatggaagggaatagcataataaaactcttgaaatacaatacatatactttcatgtgagcacaaggaatgaaattccgcttacaaccacttggaaccttgtatctaatctcttgatagcaatcctacaacaataaaccatgtattgcaccatcaacatctcaataatcaataacccatatcaattaatccataaaaacaACACCACATCAAACCCAATATCATCTCTCattccaaaaccaagaataaactaacccaaaagcttaccttagcttccttgaatCCAAGAAAACCTTGCTCTCACAACAATAAACCAACTaggagcttgaatcaaagataggaaaTGAGAAGAATGGAACCCTAGCTCTCCCTTTGCTGAAGAAATcaagaatggaggagaaaagaatgAGGAAAAGTGAACAAATCTATGCCTTATATCATTAAAATCTCGAAAACACGCTTTTGTACTGtgatcggcgctcgggcggtcaaaaattaccgctcgggcaccaACGATTCTACCCGAAACGCAAAGCTCCAGAagtagtggcgctcgggcggccataaattaccgctcgggcgccgctctgCGCACCACCACGTTAAAGATCgcttcagaaacgcctcttctcTTCCGAATTAGAAacgtggtaaactacaaagttgtagccctatgtatTTTCTTGCAGCGctccaaatttcagatcatttggaggtctgagtaaaaagttatgctaaatcttccaacatgtgtcactggaggaacgacgaaacacacaacacacttcggggcacttttgtcttatcttccacaatgatttgaacaaaactcaaaataagaaagttatagccttatgtcttatctttctaatggaaaaTCCTCACcttatttggatcaatatacaatttatcatgaatttaatcgtaacgccgctacaatagcaCTACACATCCTCTATACCCAACCatactaaaatcataaatcgaaactcttaacatccaaactatacttaaacttgaccaagtagtcaataaacttatgaaaacttaaaccgtaccgtacaccaggcttggctattacaatatATCTTTCCTGCGACAAAACATACTATCAAATCTGATCGTGTCGAAACTTAAGAGATTTTCTATGAGTAGAAATCcccaaaatcctcgaaaaatcACTGATTAATTCTAGTATctcataaaaattcaaatttttctaCCAAAAGTTTCGAAAATTGTAAATTGATCCCTAAAGCTTCAAATATTGCATTTTAGTCCTCCTGATGTTACGAATTTAGTCAAATTAAACCTTAAGCCCACTTattagaacatgcaacctaGTTCATTCTAGGTCCTCAAATCCCCCAAAATAATTCCCGCAACCAACACAATAGTCCATGCAATCAAGGCAGTAATATAAACTCTTAAACGTAAAATTTACCAGTGATCAGAATAGAGTCTGGCTCCGCCTCATCTGCGTGCATCACATAGGCTCTGCCAGTGGTGAGCCCCTTATTCCTAGGGAAATCGGCTGACTTGTGGCCTTTTCCTGGCATATGAAGCATCAGAAGGTTCCCCACATACAATTGCCGAAGTGGAACCGGTTGCACTGCTTGCAAGGTTGCGTCTCTACCGGCTTAGGAGCCCCTGGTGCCTGTGGTGGCCTCTGCTGTCCGGGCCTCTGAAACTGTCTCTGGGGCTTCTGCTGCCTCTGATGCCTTGGTGGCCCGGTGAACTGCCTCTTCTGTGGCTGTGAACTAGGCTGGGCCTGATGCCTCATCCACTGCATCTCGGCGTCGATATCCCGAAGGGCCTGCTCCGCCTGAAAAGCACAAGCGGTGGCCTCATCGTAACTCGCCGATCTCATCAGCATCACATCCCGACGCAAAGTAAGTCTGAGGCTGTCCATGAATTGCCTCAGCTTCTGGGCGGCATCCCTCACAATAAGGGGCACAAACTGACAGTCCCTGTCGAACTTTCTGATGAATTTTGCCACAGATAAGTCCCCCTGTCGGAGACTCATAAATTCTCTTGTCAGGCGACCCCTGACCTCTGCTCGAAATTACTTGCCATAGAACACTCCTTGAACTGATCCCAAGTGAGGGTAGCCAAGTTCACCCCGTGCGCTGCTCCCTCCCACCAGAGGTATGCATTGTCCCTCAGCATATAATCAACGCATCTGACACGATCTCCGTCTCTCATGTATAGATACTGAAAGTACAACTCTAGAGACCAAATCCAATCCACTGCTACAAATAAATATGCAATACCCCCCGAACTCTTTCGGGCTGAGCCGTCGGAACTGCTCATAGACGCCCGTCTGGGGCCTCGGAGCCTGCTGTGCCTGCTCCATCACTCTAGCAATACCCTCTAAGACTCGGGTAGCTGCATATCCTGGTGGTGGCGGTGGAGGTGGGCCTCTGCCGCCTCCAGGAGTATGATCCTTGCGATCTGTACTAGGATCGCGCCAAGAAGGCA is a window encoding:
- the LOC140815503 gene encoding uncharacterized protein; translation: MKTAHSRHKSYTDQQRRDLEFAVGDHVFVKVAPMKGVMRFGKKGKLSPRFIGPSEILVRVGTLAYRVALPMNLAGVHNVFHVLMLRKYMSNTSHVLNYEPLQLTPNLSFEERPTQILDRQERKLRNKVIHMVKVK